Proteins encoded within one genomic window of Marasmius oreades isolate 03SP1 chromosome 6, whole genome shotgun sequence:
- the GNB2L1 gene encoding Guanine nucleotide-binding protein subunit beta-2-like 1 (BUSCO:EOG092636T6): protein MDSLRFQGSLHGHKGWVTAIATSSENPDMILTASRDKTIIVWQLTRDDDSYGYPKRILHGHNHFVSDVVISSDGQFALSSSWDHTLRLWDLNTGVTTRQFIGHTSDVLSVSFSADNRQIVSGSRDKTIKLWNTLGECKYNIKDDGHSEWVSCVRFSPNVMSPVIVSCGWDKVVKVWELSKFKLKTNHYGHTGYINTVSVSPDGSLAASGGKDGITMLWDLNEGKHLYSLEAGDIVNALVFSPNRYWLCAATASCVKIFDLESKSIVDELKPAFADDARPPECVSIAWSADGQTLFAGFTDNALRVWTVTS, encoded by the exons ATGGATTCATTACGCTTTCAGGGATCGCTTCACGGCCACAAGGGATGGGTTACTGCCATTGCTACCTCCTCAGAAAACCCCGACATGATTTTGACTGCCTCCAGAG ACAAAACCATCATTGTCTGGCAGTTGACCCGCGATGACGACTCTTACGGATACCCCAAAAGAATCCTTCACGGTCACAATCATTTCGTTTCTGACGTTGTCATCTCTTCCGATGGTCAATTCGCCCTTTCTTCCTCCTGGGATCACACATTGCGTCTTTGGGATTTGAACACCGGTGTTACCACTCGTCAATTCATCGGCCACACATCCGACGTACTCTCCGTGAGCTTCAGTGCAGACAACCGACAGATTGTCTCTGGCTCTCGTGACAAGACTATCAAGCTCTGGAACACGCTTGGAGAATGCAAATACAATATCAAGGACGATGGTCATTCAGAGTG GGTCTCCTGTGTACGGTTCAGTCCCAACGTTATGAGTCCTGTCATCGTTTCCTGCGGATGGGACAAGGTTGTGAAG GTCTGGGAGCTCTCCAAGTTCAAACTCAAAACTAACCACTATGGCCACACGGGTTACATCAACACCGTTTCGGTTTCTCCCGATGGTTCGCTAGCTGCGTCTGGAGGCAAGGATGGAATCACCATGCTTTGGGATCTAAACGAAGGCAAACACTTGTACTCCCTTGAGGCAGGAGATATTGTTAATGCTCTCGTCTTCTCCCCCAACCGATACTGGTTATGTGCCGCCACCGCCAGCTGTGTCAAAATTTTCGACCTTGAGAGCAA GTCGATTGTCGACGAGCTTAAGCCTGCCTTTGCTGACGACGCCCGCCCGCCCGAATGTGTTTCCATTGCTTGGTCTGCTGACGGTCAGACCCTGTTTGCAGGCTTTACTGACAACGCTCTCCGGGTCTGGACTGTTACTTCATAG